The following proteins come from a genomic window of Phnomibacter ginsenosidimutans:
- a CDS encoding SIR2 family protein encodes MVENETWKYILINGKFKKLEVKNPTFTKGVLTSIEGLKPFDKKDKDDKPIEPTVHDANEIKRRIYFEFFKKPFKNLLVLSGAGSSMDVGGLSMGQLWEKAEEKYKTDKADGFKIIQEAVNYNLGKNDLEALLSQIDGYAKFSGDKEIDLVGGKKKLSAIKDELFELIKTHCTIKKPEDNFPHKAFLEKLLQRKQTSPRVRIFTLNYDLLFEYAATEVNAIVIDGFSFTVPRTFSGRFFDYDIVQREGSKLQEEDNFIQRVFHLHKLHGSLNWERTDSDKKVRIKDYPEKPLMVYPREAKYEDSYEQPFFEMMARFQRNLRLNNDTMLICVGYSFNDKHINAAIEEALNQNPGFRLAVIDPGIDNDNVSTAMTTIKKEALESERILMVSETFTDFAKHFPEIKTYESVVVEAIRLQNEQSKD; translated from the coding sequence ATGGTAGAAAACGAAACTTGGAAATATATTCTCATTAACGGAAAGTTCAAAAAACTTGAAGTCAAGAATCCAACCTTTACAAAAGGTGTTTTAACTTCTATTGAAGGACTAAAACCCTTTGACAAGAAGGATAAAGACGACAAACCTATTGAACCAACTGTTCACGATGCCAACGAAATAAAAAGGAGAATATATTTTGAGTTTTTCAAAAAACCATTCAAAAACTTGTTGGTGTTATCGGGTGCAGGTTCGTCTATGGACGTTGGAGGGCTTTCAATGGGGCAGCTATGGGAAAAGGCAGAAGAAAAATACAAAACGGACAAGGCAGACGGTTTTAAAATTATTCAGGAAGCAGTAAATTACAATTTAGGCAAAAACGATTTGGAAGCATTACTTTCCCAAATTGACGGATATGCTAAGTTTTCAGGCGACAAAGAAATTGATTTAGTCGGTGGAAAGAAAAAATTATCGGCAATAAAAGATGAACTTTTTGAGTTGATCAAAACACATTGCACAATCAAAAAGCCAGAAGACAATTTTCCACACAAAGCATTTCTCGAAAAACTGCTGCAACGAAAACAAACAAGTCCGAGAGTTAGAATATTTACATTGAATTATGACCTTCTGTTTGAATACGCAGCAACAGAAGTAAATGCAATAGTTATTGACGGTTTTTCTTTTACAGTTCCGAGAACATTTAGCGGTAGATTTTTTGATTACGACATTGTTCAAAGAGAAGGAAGCAAATTACAAGAAGAAGATAATTTTATTCAAAGAGTTTTTCATCTGCATAAATTACACGGCTCACTTAATTGGGAAAGAACGGATAGCGATAAAAAAGTGAGAATAAAAGACTATCCCGAAAAGCCTTTAATGGTTTATCCCCGTGAAGCTAAATATGAAGATTCTTACGAACAACCTTTCTTTGAGATGATGGCAAGGTTTCAGCGTAATTTAAGATTGAATAATGACACAATGCTGATATGTGTCGGTTATAGCTTCAATGATAAACATATAAACGCTGCTATTGAAGAAGCCTTAAACCAAAATCCGGGTTTCAGACTTGCGGTTATTGACCCGGGAATTGACAACGACAATGTTTCTACTGCAATGACTACAATTAAAAAAGAAGCGTTGGAATCAGAAAGAATATTAATGGTGTCTGAAACATTTACAGATTTTGCGAAACACTTCCCTGAAATAAAAACATACGAAAGTGTCGTAGTTGAGGCAATACGTTTACAAAATGAGCAGTCAAAAGATTAA
- a CDS encoding ATP-binding protein: protein MSSQKINPFRHEYFLGYINQVFPQFVRVHFPSSILLNGFTHFGKEFNGGLVGNFVVIESEKYGFLGRITELSLPESERLSLNEKAFQTSDFHPTGKIEILLSFDLYDPFTVKKGLTAYPNIGAKVFVSSGELVQEYMSRFGVKNGESIQSIDIGNLVSNPDTKVKVNIQSVFGRHCAVVGTTGGGKSYTVSKLIESLIVTGNKTILIDATGEYIGNYDKVKSIDIGNGENIFHYSQLTVDDMFFLLKPSPRTQTPKLMEAIRSLKMVKIAGNVTQLEYNGEMIPIDSGLLKKNGRPKKPYDVFYYRNISVIENGMADFDFTKLARQISEECIFDNGTAWGNVATTDVSYCVSLISRVTNLSNTPELNQIFGFQQEKKENDLTDVINQFISEENTSDNLLRLNLENVKYDFQVRETLVNAIGKFLLTKARNGVFKNSPVVVFIDEAHQFLNKSIKDEYFDSKPLDAFDSIAKECRKHGLFLCIATQMPRDIPHGTLSQMGTFIVHRLINHNDKEAISNACSSANKNTLEFLPILGEGEAVLTGVDFPMPIIMKFDLPNNEPNSKTPNLKSL from the coding sequence ATGAGCAGTCAAAAGATTAACCCATTCAGACACGAATATTTTCTTGGTTATATCAACCAAGTGTTCCCGCAATTTGTAAGGGTGCATTTTCCTTCTTCCATTTTGCTAAACGGTTTTACGCACTTCGGAAAGGAATTTAATGGAGGATTGGTTGGAAATTTTGTTGTAATTGAGAGCGAGAAATACGGATTTCTTGGACGTATTACAGAACTTTCATTACCTGAATCAGAAAGATTATCACTAAATGAAAAAGCATTTCAAACAAGTGATTTTCACCCGACAGGAAAAATTGAAATTCTTTTATCGTTTGACCTTTACGACCCTTTTACAGTAAAAAAGGGATTAACAGCATATCCAAATATCGGAGCAAAAGTATTTGTTAGTTCGGGAGAACTTGTGCAAGAGTATATGTCAAGATTTGGTGTAAAGAATGGTGAAAGCATACAATCAATTGACATAGGAAATTTGGTTTCCAATCCCGACACAAAAGTAAAAGTCAATATTCAATCAGTATTTGGTCGTCATTGTGCTGTTGTAGGAACAACAGGCGGTGGGAAAAGTTATACTGTAAGCAAGTTGATAGAATCATTGATTGTTACAGGCAATAAAACAATATTGATAGATGCAACAGGCGAATACATTGGTAATTACGACAAAGTAAAAAGTATTGATATTGGCAATGGAGAAAATATATTTCATTACTCTCAACTTACTGTTGATGATATGTTTTTCTTATTAAAACCGTCACCAAGAACACAAACACCTAAGCTAATGGAAGCGATTAGGTCTTTGAAAATGGTAAAAATAGCAGGAAATGTAACTCAACTTGAATACAATGGAGAAATGATTCCAATTGATAGTGGATTACTAAAAAAGAATGGAAGACCTAAGAAACCTTATGATGTATTTTATTACCGAAATATTTCGGTAATTGAAAATGGTATGGCGGATTTTGACTTTACAAAATTAGCACGTCAAATAAGTGAAGAATGTATTTTTGACAATGGAACAGCTTGGGGAAACGTAGCAACTACTGACGTTTCATATTGTGTTAGCTTAATTTCAAGGGTTACAAACCTTTCCAACACACCTGAATTAAATCAAATATTCGGATTTCAACAAGAGAAAAAAGAAAACGATTTGACTGATGTTATCAATCAATTCATATCCGAAGAAAACACATCAGACAACTTACTACGGTTAAATTTAGAAAACGTAAAATACGATTTTCAAGTTAGGGAAACATTAGTCAATGCTATTGGCAAATTTTTATTAACAAAAGCAAGAAATGGCGTGTTCAAAAATTCGCCTGTTGTAGTATTCATTGACGAAGCACATCAGTTTCTAAACAAATCCATTAAAGATGAATATTTTGATAGTAAACCCTTAGATGCTTTTGATTCCATTGCAAAAGAATGTAGAAAGCACGGACTTTTCCTTTGTATTGCAACACAAATGCCACGAGATATACCACACGGAACACTTAGCCAAATGGGAACTTTCATTGTTCATAGGCTTATTAATCATAACGATAAAGAGGCAATCAGCAATGCTTGTAGTTCGGCAAACAAAAATACATTGGAATTTCTCCCAATACTCGGTGAAGGAGAAGCCGTATTGACAGGTGTAGATTTTCCAATGCCAATAATTATGAAGTTTGACCTACCGAATAATGAGCCTAATTCAAAAACACCAAACTTGAAATCATTATGA
- a CDS encoding thioredoxin domain-containing protein produces MANRLAQETSPYLQQHAHNPVDWYPWCQEALDRAKAENKPILISIGYSACHWCHVMERESFENVDTANIMNRHFINIKVDREERPDLDAVYMDAVQAISGSGGWPLNVFLTPEALPFYGGTYFPPVRAYNRSSWREVLHAIAKAWQEKPQEILSQATNLTSHLQNANSFGVVAGQAPFTEDALLAMAQQLLKAADTTWGGFGQAPKFPQTKTIGFLLRQYHFLTKQKEASNLPFAATDLLQQAELSLQKMMAGGIYDHLAGGFARYSTDARWLAPHFEKMLYDNALLVGVLSEAYQLTRKPAYAQVIHQTMRFVQQEWQSPEGGFYSAYDADSEGVEGKFYTWSKAELETVIDDAEAARLFCAVYDVSEEGNWEETNILWTPVPVEEVIASLGWDSAAAHTSLAQSRSKLLSHRQQRIKPLLDDKKLLSWNAMMIEASCKAWAATGEADYLAMAEKAAAFIEQYMRHEDGGYFHNEKNGLAQNPAFLDDLAGYVSALLWLQACTGSHDYLHQAGRITDIIFRDFSDADSPFFFFTPVWQKDIIVRKKKPMMVPLRPAIV; encoded by the coding sequence ATGGCCAACCGTTTAGCACAAGAAACCAGTCCGTATTTACAACAGCATGCCCATAACCCGGTAGACTGGTACCCCTGGTGCCAGGAAGCCCTCGACAGGGCCAAGGCCGAAAACAAACCCATCCTCATCAGCATTGGTTACTCTGCTTGCCATTGGTGCCATGTAATGGAGCGGGAGAGTTTTGAAAATGTTGATACGGCCAATATCATGAACCGGCATTTCATCAACATCAAAGTAGACCGGGAAGAACGCCCCGATCTGGATGCCGTGTACATGGATGCGGTTCAAGCCATCAGTGGTAGCGGCGGCTGGCCGCTCAATGTGTTTCTCACACCAGAGGCGCTGCCTTTTTATGGAGGCACTTATTTTCCGCCGGTGCGGGCCTACAACCGCAGCAGCTGGCGAGAGGTGCTGCATGCCATTGCTAAAGCCTGGCAGGAAAAACCGCAGGAGATTTTGTCGCAGGCTACCAACCTCACCAGCCATTTGCAAAATGCCAACAGCTTTGGGGTAGTGGCCGGGCAGGCGCCTTTTACCGAAGATGCTTTGCTGGCCATGGCACAGCAGCTTCTTAAGGCTGCCGACACTACCTGGGGCGGCTTTGGTCAGGCTCCCAAGTTTCCGCAAACCAAGACCATTGGTTTTTTGCTGCGCCAATACCATTTTCTGACTAAGCAAAAAGAAGCAAGCAATCTGCCATTTGCCGCTACTGATTTGCTGCAGCAGGCAGAGCTGAGTTTGCAAAAAATGATGGCTGGTGGTATTTACGATCATCTGGCCGGTGGCTTTGCCCGCTACAGCACCGATGCCCGTTGGCTGGCACCGCATTTCGAAAAAATGCTCTACGACAATGCCCTGTTGGTGGGGGTTCTCAGCGAGGCTTACCAACTTACCCGCAAACCTGCGTATGCACAGGTCATTCACCAAACCATGCGGTTTGTGCAGCAGGAGTGGCAATCGCCCGAAGGCGGTTTTTACAGCGCCTACGATGCCGACAGCGAAGGCGTGGAAGGAAAATTTTATACCTGGTCGAAAGCAGAGCTGGAAACAGTGATTGATGATGCAGAAGCTGCCCGTTTGTTTTGTGCCGTGTACGATGTGTCGGAAGAAGGCAACTGGGAAGAGACCAATATTTTGTGGACGCCCGTACCGGTGGAGGAAGTTATCGCTTCCCTGGGTTGGGACAGTGCAGCAGCCCATACCTCGCTGGCGCAAAGCCGCAGCAAGTTGTTATCGCACCGGCAGCAGCGCATCAAGCCCTTGCTTGATGATAAAAAACTGCTGAGCTGGAATGCTATGATGATTGAAGCCAGTTGCAAGGCTTGGGCGGCCACCGGCGAAGCAGATTATTTGGCCATGGCCGAAAAGGCAGCCGCTTTTATAGAACAATACATGCGTCATGAAGATGGCGGGTATTTCCACAACGAGAAAAACGGACTGGCTCAAAACCCCGCCTTCCTCGATGATTTGGCAGGTTATGTATCGGCACTGCTCTGGCTGCAGGCCTGTACCGGCAGTCATGATTATTTGCACCAAGCAGGGCGCATCACCGACATCATTTTCCGCGACTTCAGCGATGCCGATTCGCCTTTCTTCTTCTTTACCCCGGTTTGGCAAAAGGACATTATTGTTCGCAAAAAGAAACCTATGATGGTGCCACTCCGGCCGGCAATAGTGTGA
- a CDS encoding DUF4271 domain-containing protein, which translates to MLWRKWILLCGLWMAVLAGWSQQRYSLQFHAVDKVLAKGLKTQFASKALALQYVAQLPAQLLGKGYLAASVDSVAADSSRAQVWLYQGPQYRWRQLRMDSAAAYWWQHAGGNTQQATAWPPDSIQRKLVAHLADVGYPFAYASWDSVQLQQQWISGLLRLHTGPVYKIDSIQQTGKPRLRPSYLYKYLSMQPGMPYSQQTIDAADARLNELLFAQPAQPSQLQMLGTGSVLQVQLQPRRSNIINVLLGVMPQSAQTPDSKTMITGDVQILLRNAFAGGETLGINWQQLQYKSPRINLQYEQPFVWAKAGIETQFDLLKKDTQFLNLQFRLGIPYQIDRYQTGKVFYLLQQNTVGFADTNRIKQTLALPDIADFSIHHIGAAWGYNNTDYRFNPRRGSQVLLTAMAGIKRIRQNNEVVSIQDPNRPGFKYASLYDTVKMKTHQLRLTTQLARYFSLSNFSVLKAGLQAGWLQSGSYYRNELFQIGGNKLLRGFDEESIYASEYAVATVEYRYLTGQNSFLFAFSDFGTAAYKDQTKSFRHQYWGAGLGLNLEARNSQVNISWAVGQRNDRIAEPAPIQDPHWFCQLFLNSWKKRQRCVPWPTVFLPRMKKAAAIGWIIMLMCSMCCCLSQPAWAQSYVGDTLPATSVVDTAATVADTLPAIVAPPPPVQVQPDTLLPYFYQLHPLLPIQSPVIYRLETDFAAPQQDRVFYWLAGLLLLLGIIRMGFAKYFSDLIRIFTHTAIQQKSLREQLVQNRLASLLMNLFFCLSAGTFLYHLAYYKGWLPADMLWWKMLLLCIGFVAAVYIVKYISTALSGWLFGYRELSETYNFMVFLVNKVVGIMLLPASVALALGVPALQSVLLVVSLFGVAFLFLYRYVLAVPLLRQHVRIIPIHFFLYLCAFEIIPVLVVYKVMLSMIKG; encoded by the coding sequence ATGCTGTGGCGCAAATGGATATTGCTGTGTGGCCTGTGGATGGCGGTGCTGGCCGGTTGGTCGCAGCAGCGGTATTCGTTGCAGTTTCATGCCGTAGATAAGGTGCTGGCCAAGGGCTTAAAAACACAATTTGCCAGCAAAGCATTGGCCCTGCAATATGTGGCGCAGCTACCGGCGCAGTTGCTGGGCAAGGGCTACCTCGCCGCCAGTGTCGATTCGGTAGCCGCCGATAGCAGCAGGGCACAGGTATGGTTGTATCAGGGGCCGCAGTATCGCTGGCGGCAGTTGCGCATGGATTCGGCCGCAGCGTATTGGTGGCAGCATGCCGGTGGCAATACACAGCAAGCCACCGCCTGGCCACCCGATAGTATTCAACGCAAACTCGTGGCACATCTCGCCGATGTGGGGTATCCGTTTGCATACGCCAGTTGGGATAGTGTGCAGCTGCAGCAGCAATGGATCAGCGGCTTGTTGCGATTGCACACGGGCCCCGTGTACAAAATCGATTCTATACAGCAAACAGGTAAGCCAAGGTTACGGCCCAGTTATTTGTACAAGTACCTCAGCATGCAGCCTGGAATGCCCTACAGTCAGCAAACCATCGATGCGGCAGATGCCCGGCTCAACGAATTGTTGTTTGCACAACCCGCACAACCATCGCAGTTGCAAATGCTGGGTACCGGTAGTGTGCTGCAGGTGCAGCTGCAACCACGGCGCAGCAATATCATCAATGTGCTGCTGGGTGTGATGCCGCAAAGTGCACAAACACCCGATAGCAAAACCATGATTACCGGCGATGTGCAAATACTGCTGCGCAATGCTTTTGCCGGCGGCGAAACACTCGGCATCAATTGGCAACAGTTACAATACAAATCGCCCCGCATCAACCTGCAGTATGAGCAGCCCTTTGTGTGGGCCAAGGCAGGCATTGAAACGCAATTTGATTTGCTGAAAAAGGATACGCAGTTTTTAAACCTGCAGTTTCGGTTGGGCATTCCGTATCAGATAGACCGCTACCAAACAGGCAAAGTATTTTACCTGCTGCAGCAAAACACCGTGGGCTTTGCCGATACCAACCGCATCAAACAAACACTGGCCCTGCCCGATATTGCCGATTTCAGCATTCATCACATTGGTGCAGCGTGGGGGTACAACAATACCGATTATCGTTTCAATCCACGGCGGGGTTCGCAAGTGTTGCTCACCGCTATGGCGGGTATCAAACGCATTCGGCAAAACAATGAAGTGGTAAGCATTCAAGACCCCAACCGGCCGGGCTTCAAGTATGCATCACTCTACGATACGGTAAAAATGAAAACGCATCAGCTGCGGTTGACAACACAACTGGCCCGCTATTTTTCATTAAGCAATTTTTCGGTATTGAAAGCTGGCTTGCAGGCGGGCTGGTTGCAAAGTGGCAGTTACTACCGCAACGAGTTGTTTCAAATTGGTGGCAACAAACTGCTGCGTGGTTTTGATGAAGAATCCATTTACGCCAGCGAATATGCAGTGGCCACGGTAGAGTACCGCTACCTCACGGGGCAAAACAGTTTCCTGTTTGCGTTTAGCGATTTTGGCACCGCCGCCTACAAAGACCAAACAAAATCTTTTCGCCATCAATACTGGGGGGCTGGGCTGGGCCTCAATTTGGAAGCCCGCAACAGCCAGGTCAACATTAGTTGGGCCGTGGGGCAGCGCAATGATCGAATCGCTGAACCTGCGCCAATCCAAGATCCACATTGGTTTTGTCAACTTTTTCTAAACAGCTGGAAAAAACGCCAACGCTGCGTACCGTGGCCAACGGTATTTTTGCCGCGAATGAAAAAAGCAGCAGCAATAGGATGGATAATCATGTTGATGTGCAGCATGTGCTGTTGTCTGTCGCAGCCTGCATGGGCGCAGTCTTACGTGGGCGATACGCTGCCTGCAACCTCCGTGGTGGATACCGCTGCAACAGTGGCCGATACTTTGCCGGCAATTGTAGCGCCGCCGCCACCAGTGCAGGTACAGCCCGATACACTGTTGCCGTACTTCTATCAGCTGCACCCGTTGTTGCCCATTCAGTCGCCGGTTATCTATCGCCTTGAAACTGATTTTGCAGCGCCGCAGCAAGACCGGGTGTTTTACTGGCTGGCGGGTTTGCTCTTGTTGCTGGGCATTATTCGTATGGGCTTCGCTAAATATTTTTCCGACCTCATCCGCATTTTTACCCATACAGCCATTCAGCAAAAATCGTTGCGGGAGCAGTTGGTGCAAAACCGCCTGGCCTCGCTGCTCATGAACCTGTTTTTCTGTTTGTCGGCCGGTACATTTTTGTACCACCTGGCATATTACAAAGGCTGGTTGCCTGCGGATATGCTGTGGTGGAAAATGCTGTTGCTCTGCATTGGTTTTGTCGCCGCCGTCTACATCGTGAAGTATATCAGCACGGCATTGAGCGGTTGGTTGTTTGGGTATCGGGAGCTGTCCGAAACTTACAACTTCATGGTGTTTCTGGTAAACAAGGTGGTGGGCATTATGCTGCTGCCGGCCAGTGTGGCGCTGGCATTGGGCGTGCCGGCCCTGCAATCGGTGCTGCTGGTTGTAAGCCTTTTTGGCGTAGCCTTTTTGTTTTTATACCGCTATGTTTTGGCCGTGCCATTGCTGCGCCAACATGTCCGCATCATCCCCATCCATTTTTTCCTATACCTTTGCGCCTTCGAAATCATCCCTGTCCTGGTAGTTTATAAGGTGATGTTATCGATGATTAAAGGATAG
- a CDS encoding SUMF1/EgtB/PvdO family nonheme iron enzyme, producing the protein MKRHLIQLTALSLLTLSVVSCGKLGKSKGLPNDGQVHGVAPAAKPGLTRPIGMVFVPPGTFHMGPSDEDVTYALTARNKQVSIQGFWMDATEITNNQYRQFVFWVRDSIAAKTLGYVKNVDGIDYIDWAKAKTIKWGDKATIEKLDPIIIPPPDRIYGKKEIDPEKIEYQVEYFDLKEAAKRENKGKPRSTFLVKYKEKAYPDTLVWMRDFSYSYNEPMTKKYFSHFSFGNYPVVGVTWKQATAFCNWRSTYLNTWLDSKKKGTESDFRLPTEAQWEYAARGGRSQAPFPWGGMYLRNRKGCILANFKPGRGNYPEDGGFYTVRADAYWPNDFGLYCMAGNVAEWTSSLYYEGSYTFQHDMNPDIRWNAKDSDPPRMKRKVVRGGSWKDVGQALQTGSRAYEYQDTAKSYIGFRTVIDLPVFGQGGKTQKLK; encoded by the coding sequence ATGAAAAGACACCTCATCCAACTTACAGCCCTGTCTCTGCTTACCCTGAGTGTAGTGAGCTGCGGAAAACTCGGCAAATCGAAAGGCCTGCCCAATGACGGACAGGTTCATGGCGTTGCTCCGGCAGCCAAGCCTGGCCTTACACGTCCTATCGGCATGGTATTCGTTCCACCGGGCACCTTTCACATGGGCCCCAGCGACGAAGACGTGACCTATGCACTGACGGCCCGCAACAAGCAGGTGTCTATTCAGGGTTTCTGGATGGACGCTACTGAAATTACCAACAACCAATACCGCCAGTTCGTGTTTTGGGTTCGCGACTCTATCGCTGCCAAAACCCTCGGCTACGTGAAAAACGTAGATGGCATTGACTATATCGATTGGGCCAAAGCCAAAACCATCAAGTGGGGCGATAAGGCTACCATCGAAAAGTTGGATCCCATCATTATTCCTCCGCCAGACCGTATTTATGGCAAAAAGGAAATTGATCCGGAGAAGATTGAATATCAAGTGGAATATTTCGACCTGAAAGAAGCCGCTAAAAGAGAAAACAAAGGCAAGCCCCGGAGTACTTTCCTCGTGAAGTACAAGGAGAAAGCCTACCCTGATACCTTGGTGTGGATGCGAGACTTTAGCTACAGTTACAACGAACCCATGACCAAGAAGTACTTCAGCCACTTCTCATTTGGTAACTACCCTGTAGTAGGTGTAACCTGGAAGCAGGCGACCGCCTTCTGTAACTGGCGCAGCACGTACCTCAATACCTGGTTGGACAGCAAGAAGAAAGGCACCGAGTCTGACTTCCGCCTGCCTACCGAAGCGCAGTGGGAATATGCCGCCCGTGGTGGTCGTTCACAGGCACCATTCCCTTGGGGTGGTATGTACCTGCGTAACCGCAAGGGTTGTATCCTCGCCAACTTTAAGCCCGGCCGTGGCAACTACCCCGAAGATGGTGGTTTCTACACCGTACGTGCCGACGCTTACTGGCCCAACGATTTTGGTTTGTATTGCATGGCTGGCAACGTAGCTGAATGGACTTCTTCATTGTACTACGAAGGCAGCTACACTTTCCAACACGACATGAACCCAGATATTCGCTGGAACGCTAAAGATTCTGATCCTCCCCGCATGAAACGTAAAGTAGTACGTGGCGGTAGCTGGAAAGATGTAGGCCAGGCCCTGCAAACAGGATCAAGAGCATATGAATATCAGGATACTGCTAAATCTTATATTGGTTTCCGTACGGTTATCGACCTGCCAGTATTTGGCCAGGGTGGTAAAACACAGAAACTGAAGTAA
- a CDS encoding uroporphyrinogen-III synthase codes for MSTKGAKTGTKATKQPLQILITQPRPTSEKSPYFELERKYGVQLEFQPFIVLEAIPAKEFRRQKIDITSFTAVIFTSRNAIDHFFRMCEEMRITVSQDTKYFCVTEAVALYLQKFILYRKRKVFYGADGTNKTLFDVINKHKENERFLYPCSENQQDNEIVNWLKNNKVGFETPYMYRSVSADVKGLLTAKQFDVMCFFTPSGVRSLFDNLPDFVQNGTFIGGFGGNTLKAIEEAGLELQIKAPTPESPSMITALDRFLATQVKVKK; via the coding sequence ATGAGCACAAAAGGAGCGAAGACCGGCACCAAAGCCACCAAACAACCACTGCAAATTCTCATTACCCAACCCCGCCCAACCTCAGAAAAGTCGCCCTATTTTGAGTTGGAAAGGAAATACGGTGTGCAGTTAGAATTCCAGCCCTTTATTGTGCTGGAAGCGATTCCTGCCAAAGAGTTTCGCCGTCAGAAAATCGACATCACCAGCTTTACGGCAGTCATCTTTACCAGCCGCAATGCCATCGATCATTTCTTTCGCATGTGCGAAGAAATGCGCATTACCGTCAGTCAGGATACTAAGTATTTCTGCGTAACCGAAGCCGTGGCACTCTACCTGCAAAAGTTTATTCTCTACCGCAAACGCAAAGTGTTTTATGGTGCCGATGGTACCAACAAAACCTTGTTTGATGTCATCAACAAGCACAAAGAGAACGAACGCTTCTTGTATCCCTGCAGCGAAAACCAGCAAGACAATGAAATTGTAAACTGGTTGAAGAATAACAAAGTAGGTTTTGAAACACCGTACATGTACCGCTCTGTAAGTGCCGATGTAAAAGGCCTGCTCACAGCCAAGCAGTTTGATGTGATGTGTTTCTTTACACCCAGTGGTGTTCGCAGCCTGTTCGATAACCTGCCCGACTTTGTGCAAAACGGCACGTTCATCGGCGGCTTTGGTGGCAACACCCTCAAAGCCATTGAAGAAGCGGGCCTCGAACTGCAAATCAAAGCTCCTACACCAGAATCGCCCAGCATGATTACGGCGTTGGATCGTTTTTTGGCCACACAGGTAAAAGTGAAAAAGTAA
- the gldL gene encoding gliding motility protein GldL, producing the protein MAAKIPPKVSKWFDVGVSIAAAVVIYGALQKLLHSPYADLMLKIGLTVESAIFLGYGLLYILYPYMDDHEMHLPKDMQLATQPSNLASLDKMLESADITPANLQKLSDGFQKLGTTVNKMGEIGDVVKSTGDFSANTKAAADAMNNVKGAMDKTVGAMNSFNSASESTAQFHTQVQTLTKNLSELNAVYQLELQDSNNHLKTMNQYFSNLTAVSSAMGASIEDAKQAQAQIQTLAGNLAKLNSVYGNMLTAMQGRG; encoded by the coding sequence ATGGCAGCAAAAATCCCACCTAAAGTAAGCAAATGGTTTGACGTTGGTGTATCCATCGCCGCTGCAGTCGTTATTTACGGTGCTCTGCAAAAACTCCTCCACTCGCCATATGCCGACCTGATGCTGAAAATCGGTCTTACAGTGGAATCAGCCATCTTCCTCGGTTACGGTTTGTTGTACATCCTCTATCCTTACATGGATGACCATGAAATGCATTTGCCCAAAGACATGCAGCTTGCCACCCAGCCCAGCAATTTGGCTTCACTCGATAAAATGCTCGAAAGTGCCGACATTACGCCTGCCAACCTGCAAAAGCTGAGCGATGGTTTCCAAAAGCTGGGAACTACCGTAAACAAAATGGGTGAAATTGGCGATGTGGTAAAAAGCACCGGTGATTTTTCTGCCAATACAAAGGCCGCCGCTGATGCCATGAACAATGTAAAAGGCGCTATGGATAAAACCGTAGGTGCTATGAACAGCTTCAACAGCGCCAGTGAAAGCACTGCCCAATTCCATACGCAGGTACAAACACTTACGAAGAACCTTTCTGAATTGAATGCGGTATATCAGTTGGAGTTGCAAGACAGCAACAACCACCTGAAAACAATGAATCAATACTTCAGCAACCTCACAGCAGTATCTTCTGCTATGGGTGCCAGCATTGAAGATGCCAAGCAGGCGCAGGCACAAATTCAAACCCTGGCCGGCAACCTGGCCAAGCTGAACAGTGTGTATGGCAACATGCTCACGGCTATGCAGGGTCGTGGTTAA